In the genome of Deinococcus radiopugnans ATCC 19172, the window CGGCCAGGATGGCGTTGCTGGGAATCTCGCACATCATGATGATCTTCAGGTCATTGACGCCGCGCTTGAGGCCGTTCTTCTCCAGAATCTCCAGCACGGTTTTCGCCTCGCCCACGGTGCGGACGAAAGGAATCATAATCTGCACGTTGGTCAGGCCCATGTCGTCGCGCACGGCCCGCATGGCGTCGCATTCCAGCGCGAAGGCGGCGGCGAAGTCGGGGCTGCGGTAGCGGCTGGCCCCCCGGAAGCCGATCATCGGGTTTTCCTCGTGAGGCTCGTAGGCCGCGCCGCCGATCAGGTGGGCGTACTCGTTGCTCTTGAAGTCCGACAGGCGCACGATCACCGGTTTGGGCGCAAACGCGGCGGCGATGTTCGCCACGCCTTCCATCAGCTTGTCGCGGAAGAAATCGCGCGGCGAGGCGTAGCCGCGGATGCGCTCGTCGATGGCGGCCTTCACGTCCTGCGGGACGTCCGGGTAATCCAGCAGGGCACGCGGGTGAACGCCGATCACGTTCGAGCAGATGAACTCCACGCGGGCCAGCCCCACGCCCTCGTTGGGCAGCGCCGCGAACGAGAAGGCGCGGTCTGGCGAGGCCACGTTCATCATGATCTTCATGGGGACGTCGGGCATGGCGTCCAGCTCGATGCGGTGAACCTTGAAGTCACGCTGGCCCTCGTAGACGTAGCCGGTGTCGCCCTCGGCGCACGACACCGTGACGGTCTGCCCGCTTTTCAGCTCGCGGGTGGCATTGCCGCTGCCCACCACGGCAGGAATGCCCAGCTCACGGGCGATGATCGCGGCGTGGCAGGTGCGGCCGCCCCGGTTGGTCACGATGGCGCTGGCGCGTTTCATCACCGGTTCCCAGTCGGGGTCCGTCATGTCAGCCACCAGCACGTCGCCGTCCTGCACGCTGTCCATCTGCGAGATGTCGCTCACCACGCGTACCACGCCGCTGCCGACGCGGTTGCCCACGGCGCGGCCTTCGATCAGGACCGTGCCGCCGCCCTCGATCTCGAAGCGCTCCAGCGTGCGCCCGCTGCGGCTCTGCACCGTTTCGGGGCGGGCCTGCAGAATGTAGATCAGGCCGTCGCGCCCGTCCTTGCCCCACTCGATGTCCATGGGGCGGTCGTAGTGGTCCTCGATGGCGACGCACTGCCGCGCCAGTTCGGTCAGGTCATCGTCGGACAGGCAGAAGCGCTGCGCGTCTTCGGGGGAGACGTCCACGCTGTCCACGCCGCCGCCGTCCGCGTAGATCATCTTGCGGGCCTTGCTGCCCAGGGTGCGGCGCAGCACGGCCTGCTTGCCCGCCTTCAGCGCGGGTTTGTAGACGAAGAATTCATCGGGGTTGATCGCGCCCTGCACCACCAGTTCGCCCAGGCCGTACGCGGCGGTGACCAGCACGGCGTCGCGGTAGCCGCTCTCGGTGTCCAGGGTAAAGGCCACGCCCGACACGCCCAGATCGGTGCGGACCATGCGCTGAATCCCGGCGGACAGCGCCACCTCGGCGTGCGCGAAATCGTGATGGACGCGGTAGCTGATGGCGCGGTCGTTGTAGAGACTGGCAAAGACGAGGCGGACGTGGTGCAGCACGCTCTCGATCCCGCGCACGTTGAGGAAAGTCTCCTGCTGCCCGGCAAAGCTGGCCTCGGGGAGGTCCTCGGCGGTGGCGCTGGAGCGCACGGCCACGTCGGGATCACTCACGCCGGACTCGTGGGCCATGCCCTCGTAGCCCTCACGAATGGCGTCTTCCAGCGCTTTCGGCAGGGCCGCGCCTTCCACCCAGCCGCGAATCTCCTTGCCCGCCGCCGCCAGCGCCACCACGTCGTTGACGTCCAGCGCCGAGAGGCGGGCGTTGATCTTTTCCTCAATGCTGTTCTCGCTCAGAAAGGCGCGGAAGGCGTCGGCGGTGGTGGCAAAGCCCCCCGGCACCCGGACCCCGGCCCCGGCCAGCCCGTGAATCATCTCGCCGATGGAGGCATTCTTGCCGCCCACGGTGTCCACGTCGGTCATCCTTAGTGTCTGGAACGCTCTGGTCATCTGCATGGGTTTTCTCCGTTGATGTGGGGAAGAACGTGTAGAAAGCAGTCGGATTAGTGTTGGGGGAACGCCCGCAGTTTAGCGGGTCTGGCGGTTCAGGACGCGGGCTGTTCCGCTGAGGGAGACACCCGGCCATGAACGTGTGACCACTCCCCGTACTGAAGTACGGGGCTTCTCAGACCACGGCATGCGATACCCCGCTACCGTTGAGGGCTGAAGGGACGGCCCGTCCCAGAATGTTCTTCGCCGCGTTATGGTCGGCATTCGCCCTGTGACCGCACTGCACGCACCTGAAGTTCGCTTGATTCACACGGTTCTCCTTCCCCGTATGACCGCAGGCGTTGCACCGTTGGCTCGTGTAGCGGGGGTCTACAGCGATGACTCTCCGGCCAGCACTTTCAGCCTTGCTGGAGAGTTGAAACAGAAATCCGGCCCAGCCTGCATCGAGGATGGAACGGGCGAGGTTGCTCTGGGCCATGCTGCCCACTTGCAGGTTTTCGTGCGCGATGACGTCGTGTTCGTCGACCAGCTTCCGGGCCGTCTTGTGCTGAAAGTCAAGGCGCTGCCGCCTGACCTTGCGGTGTATTCTGGCGACCGACTGAACGGCCTTACGGCGACGCTTGCCGCCTTTCTTGCGGCGGGCCACGGTGCGCTGCTGGACGCGCAGCTTTTTCAAGCTGCGCCCCAGGTGGCACGGGTTTTTGATGAACTCCCCGTCCGAGGTGACGGCGAACCACGTCGTTCCCAGGTCAATCCCGACGCTGCAACACGTGGCCGGGAGCGGGGAAAGTGGGACTTCGCAGGTGTAGACCGCGTACCACTGATCGACGTCCAGCACGATTTGGAGGGACTTCGGCTTGCCTTCGAGCGGACGGTGCAGCTTGATCTTGACGGCTCCGATCTTGGGGATGTTGATACGGCGTCCCTCGTCTACGGGCTTGCCGCAGGCTGTCCAGTCGCCTTTTTTGTTGTTCCAGCACTGTTTGAACTTGAAACTATCCCACCTTTGGCGGGGTTTAAAACGGGGGAAGCCTGCCCGCTTTGCGCCCTTCTTGACGCGACTAAAGAACGCCTTATACGCTCTGTCCAGGCGGTCAAACACGTCCTGCAAAACGTGGCTGTAGACGCCGCCATACTCTGGACAAGCCTCCTTGAGGGCGGTGAGTTCGCGCTGCTGATCGTAAGCCGAGAGGGTCTTGCCGTGCTTCCGGTAGGCTTCCCGGCGCTGTTCCAGGCCCGCGTTGTACAGCGTGCGGGTGAGGCGCAATGTCTCAAACATGGCGGCCTCCTGAGGTTTAGTGGGGTACAGGCGGTATCGAAATACACGCACGGTGGTATTCTGTTGCATGTGAGGCGGCCTCAATCCGCTTCGCCACGCTCCCGGCTGCTTGAACAGCGCGGGGGCATTGCTCGTTTAGCTTAGCACAGAACCAGGGGCCTCGGCTTCGTCACCTTAGCGGGCTGGTGTCGCTAGACCCCGCTCTAAAGAACGGGGCATGTGCGTCACTTTCTGTCACCCTGGAGCCATGTCCACCCCGCCGCCCCGCCCGGTGCTGATCGTCAGTGATCACACCGGCCTGACCGCCGACAACATCGCCCGCGCGCTGCTGTCTCACTTTCCGGGGCAGCCGCTGCGCTACGTGGCCCGGCCCTTCACGGCGGACGTGGCGGCGGCGCGCGCCGTGGCGCAGGAGGTCACGGCGCTGAGTGAGGCGGGGGAACGCCCGATCCTCTTCACCACCATTACCCAGCCTGAAGTCCTGGCCGAGTTGCAGGCCGCCCCCGCCCGCCTGTTCGACCTGTTGACCCCCGGCATCAACGCGCTGGAGGACGAGCTGGGGCAACCGGCGGCGCGCACGGTGGGCGGCTATCACGACATGCACGACACCGGCGCGTACCTGGGGCGCATGGAGGCGCTGGACTTTGCGCTGGCCACCGACGACGGCGTCGGCGACCGGCAGTACGGGCTGGCCGATGTGATTCTGGTGGGCGTCAGCCGGGTGGGCAAAACCCCCACCAGCCTGTTTCTGGCGTTGCAGCACGGGGTCCGCGCCAGCAATTACCCGCTGGCCGAGGACGACTTCGAGCGCGACAGCCTGCCCCTGCCGCTGGAGAAGCACCGCGACAAGCTGTACGGCCTGACCATCGACCCGCGAAGGCTGCACGCCATCCGCACCCAGCGCAAGGCAGGCAGCCGCTACGCCAGCCCCGAACAGTGCGAATTCGAAGTGCGCCGTGCCGAACGGCTGTTTCAGCGCGTGGGCCTGCCGGTGCGCGACACCACCAGTACCAGCGTCGAGGAGATCGCGGCGGGGGTTCTGAACGCGTTGCGGCGGCGATAGCTCAGGGATTGGTCCAGTACGACCACTGATGTCCACCAGCACACGCCGCCGTGAACGCTGCGCCGCTTTTGCTCAGGCGGGCGGGTTGTTGGCAGGTGGGGCAGATGGGCCTGGCGGGGGTGTTGCCGCTGCAGACTGTGCACTTGAAGTAGTAATTCTTGCCGTACTGAATGGAAAGCTGGTCGGACCCGCACTGGCGACAGGTGGGTGTGTGCACAGCAGTAGGAAGGGCAGGTGCAGCAACAGGCACGCAGTGGGGAGGGAAGGTCACCCCGGTGAGTCCTCTGGGCGGGGCGGGATGGGGAACTGCCGGCGCTGACGCCGTATCAGCTTGAACGTCTCTGGCCGGGACATGCCTGTTCCGCAGAAAGGCGCAGATGCGGGTCATCTCGGTGTCGCTGAAAGCGAAAGCCGTGAGGCTTCCACGCAGCTGATTGACAGAGTTCTGTACCCGCTCGGGCACCTGATCGGCCTTCACCACCTCTGGGACCTCGGTCTTGCGGTTGATCCGCCCACCGTCAGAGATCGCCACCAGCACCTCGCGCCGCATGGCACCGAAGGTCCGCTGCTTCAGGCCGAACAGACCCCTGTCCAGCAGCTCGGCGGTGTGCTCGTCCAGCAGGGCGCACAGCAGCTCAAGCTGTCTGCGTCCCTGAAGCACAGGCGACGGCATGCCCCGGCCCTGACGGTTCCACCAGCGCGTCCACTCGCCCTGTTCGTTCACGCTGATCTGCCCGGCGACGCTCTTGCTTTCCACCACCACCAGTCCAAAACGCAGCACGATCAGGTGATCGATCTGGGCCACCTCGCCCCCACGCTCCACGCGCAGATTGTTCAGGACAAGTTTGTTCGGGTCTTCGCCAAAGGCCCGCTTCAGGTAATGGGCCATCTGCCGCTCGGCCTCGTACCCCGCGCGGCGCAGCGGATCGGTATGGTTCTGCGTCTCCAGCTCTTTGATGATCATGGACACGCAGTCTAGAAACTAGCGTCTGACATGACCCTCACCCCTCGCCCCGGATAAATGCCCGGTACCCGCTGGGTGTCAGGCCCACTGCGCCCTTGAACGCGCGGGTGAAGGCGCTGTGGTCAAAGTAGCCGCACTCGACGGCAATCTGCGCCACCGACAATCCGGTCTGCGCCAGCAGCGCCGTGGCTGCCCCAATGCGCGTGCGCGTCAGCAACTGCGTGGGCGTCAGGCCGTACACCCGCCGGATCTGGCGCTCGAAGGTGCTGACGCTCAGGCCCGCGCTCCGGGCCAGTTCCGGCACGGTGGGCGGCGCGGCGTACTCGGCCTCTATCCGGGCGGTGGCGGCGGCCAGCCCACGGGCGGAGGCGTGAGAGCGCGGCAGGTGAAGATCGCGCGACAGGCCCAGCAGGCCCACCGGCGCCTGCGCCTCAATCAGCGTGCGTTTGGTGGTGAGGCACCAGCCCGCCGCGCCGCCGGGGTACAGGTGCAGTTCCAGGTGTTCGGTCAGCGTGCGGCCCCCCAGAACAGCGGTGTCCTGCTGGGTGTAGGCGGCCCCCAGCGACGCCGGAAAGACCTCGTCGGCCCGCAATCCCGCAACGCTGGGCCGGCCCAGGCGCTCCAGCAGCGTGCGGTTGGCGTACAGGTAACGGCCCTGTGCATCTTTCACGAAGACCACGGTGTCCGGTAGATAGTCCAGCACGTCCAGCAGCGCGTCCAGGCCCAGCCGCCGGACGGCCTCTGGCAGCGCCTGATGCCGCTTTGTACCCGTGGGAAAGGCGGAGGGCGCAGGCATGCCCCATTGTGCCGGATTCGGCAGCTCGGCCTGCGGGTTTCGCCAAGACAGGCGGCCCGCCGGGGGCGTACCGTGAGGCATGTCGCCCGCCGCCCAGGTTCTGCACCGCCTCCGCTTCGTGGATTCCCATTCGGCGGGCGAGCCGACGCGCGTGGTGCTGGACGGCTTTCCGGAATTGCCGGGCGAAACCCTGGCGCAGCAGCGTGAGGCCTTGAGCCGCGACTTTGACCGCTGGCGCACCCTGGTCAATCTGGAGCCGCGCGGCAATGATGTCTTGGTCAGTGCCCTGCTGGTGCCACCCAAGTCGCCGGATTGCGTCACGGGCGTCATCTACTTCAACAACGCCGGGCCGCTGGGCATGTGCGGTCACGGCACGATGGGCGTGGTCACGACGCTGGCGTACCTGGGGCGCATCGGCCCCGGCGAGCACCGGATCGAGACCCCGGTGGGCGTGGTCACGGCGACGTTGCACGAGGATGGCCGCGTCAGCGTGGCGAACGTGCCCGCGTATCGCCATCTCAAGGATGTCGCCGTCACGGTGGACGGGCTGGGCGAGGTGCGCGGCGACGTGGCCTGGGGCGGCAACTGGTTCTATCTGGTGGACGTGGGCGAGCGGGCGCTGACCCTCGACGACATTCCGGCCCTGACCGACGAGACGTTGCGGATTCGCCGGGCCTTGCAGGAGGCGGGCGTCACCGGAAAGGACGGCGCGGAGATCGACCACATCGAACTGTTCAGCACAGTGCACAACCGGAACGGGGGCGGCGTCCACCGCAACTTCGTGATGTGTCCCGGCGGCGCGTATGACCGCAGTCCCTGTGGCACCGGCACCAGCGCCAAGCTGGCGTGTCTGGCGGCGGACGGCGGGTTGCGCCCCGGCGAGGTCTGGCGGCAGGAAAGCGTGATCGGCAGCGTCTTTGAAGGCGTGTATTCGCTGAACGACGGTCAGGTTCAGCCTGTGATCACCGGGCAGGCGTTCGTCACCGCGCAGGGCGAACTGATCGTGCAGCCGGGCGATCCCTTCGCGTGGGGCATCGGTGTGGAGGTGCAATGAACGCCATCGTCATCGGCGGCGGCATGGTGGGCGCGGCCTGCGCGCACGCCCTGGCGCGGCGCGGCGCGCGGGTCACGGTGCTGGAGCCGGGGCCAGTGGGCGGCGGCGCGACGGCGGCGGGCATGGGCCATCTGGTGGTCATGGACGACAGCCCCGCGCAACTGGCCCTGACCTCCCGCAGCCTGGAACTGTGGGAGGCGCTGGCCCCGGCCCTGCCCCCCCAGGCCGACTCCCGGGCGTGCGGCACGCTGTGGGTGGCGAGCGACGACGAGGAACTGGCGGCGGTGGAACCCAAACGGCAGGCGTATCTGGCGGTGGGCCGCGAGGCGACGCTGCTGGACGCCGCCCAACTGGCCCGCGCCGAACCGGGGTTGCGCCCCGGACTGGCCGGCGCCCTGCGCGTGCCGGGCGACGGCGTGGTGTATGCCCCGGTGGCCGCTCAGTTCTTGCTGGAGAGGGCGGGCGCCACCGTGCGGCGCGAGGCGGTCACGGCATTGATCGAGGGTGGGGTCAGGCTGGCGAGCGGCGAAAGCCTGTACGCCGACGTGGTGGTGGTGGCGAACGGCATCGGGGCGGTGGACTTGCTGCCCGACTTGCCCCTGCGGCAGCGCAAGGGCCACCTGCTGATCACCGAACGCGGCGCCCCCAGGGTCAACCACCAGCTTGTGGAACTCGGCTACCTGAAAAGTGCCCACGGCGGCGACGGGGACAGTGTGGCCTTCAACGTGCAGCCGCGTCCCACCGGGCAACTGCTCGTCGGCTCCAGCCGCCAGTTCGAGCGTCCAGACCGTGACATCGACTGGCCGCTGCTGCGCCGGATGCTGCGCCGCGCCGCCGAATTTCTGCCTGCGCTGGCGCAGACCTCCGCGCTGCGGGTCTGGACGGGACAACGCTGTGCCAGCCCGGATCACCTGCCGCTGATCGGGCCGCACCCTGATCTGGACGGCGTGTTCCTGGCGACGGGGCATGAGGGGCTGGGCATCACCACCGCGCTGGGCACGGCGGAGGTGCTGGCCGCGGGGCTGTTTGGAGGGTGCTCCGAACTGCTGGCGCACGACTTCTCGCCGGCCCGCTTCGCCCGCCTGCCGGAGGCCGTCCATGCCTGAGCTGACGCTGGACGGGATGCGGGTGACGGCTCCGGCTGGAACCACCGTGCTGGCGGCCCTTCAGAATGCGGGCCTCTCGCCGCTGCGCCGCAGCCTCGGCGGCGAAAGTCGCGGGGCGTTGTGCGGTATGGGCAGTTGCTCCGAGTGCCGCGCCGTGGTGGACGGCCAGACCGTGCGAACCTGCCTGACCCCCGTGCGCGACGGCCAGGACGTGCGGCGACTGCTGGCGGTGACCCGTGAAGCCTGAGCCCTGGGCCGCTGTGGTGGTGGGCGCTGGCCCCGCCGGACTGATGGCCGCGCGGACGGCTGCCGAGGGTGGCTTGCGCGTGCTGCTGCTGGACGCGCAGCCCACGCCGGGCGGTCAAATCTGGCGCGGCGCGGCAGCGGGTCAGCAAGGGGCGGCGGGCGAACTGCTGCGCGACGTGGCCTCCCATTCCGGAATCACCGTGCTGAGCGGCGCGGAGATCATTGCGGCGGAGGCCGGGGGGCAGGCGCATACGCTGACAGTGACCACAGCGGCTGGGACCACGGCGGCTGGACTGCGCCAGATTCAGGCCGAACGGGTGATTCTCGCCACCGGGGCCACCGAACGCTTTCTGCCCTTCGACGGCTGGACGCTGCCCGGCGTCGTCGGCGCGGGCGGCCTCCAGGCCATGAGCAAGAGCGGCCTGGACGTGCGCGGCCAGCGGGTGGTGGTGGCCGGCTCGGGGCCGCTGCTGCTGGCGGTGGCGGCGGGGCTGCGGCAGAAAGGGGCGCGGGTGCTCGCGGTGGCGGAGCAGGCGGGGTGGCCGGGTGTGGCTGCCTTCGGCATGGCGGCGGCGCGGCTGCCCGGCAAATCCCGCGAGGCGCTGGCCCTGGCCGCTGGACTGCTGGGCGTGCCGTACTGGGCCGACTGCGCCGTGGTGCGGGCCAGTGGTGCCGATCAGCTCCAGAGCGTCACCCTGCGGCGCGGGCGGCGCGAACTCACGCTGGACTGCGATTACCTGGCCGTCGGCTTCGGGCTGGTGCCGGACACCCGCGTGGCGGCGCTGCTGGGCTGCCCCCTGGATGACGTGGGCGCGGTGCGGGTCAATGCGTGGCAGGCGACGGGCGTGTCCGGTGTCTACGCCGCTGGAGAGGTCTGCGGCATCGGCGGCGTGGACGGCGCCTTGCTGGAAGGCTTCGTGGCCGGGTGCGCCGCCAGCGGTCAGATCGAGCGTCTGCACGATGCGCCGCGCCGCGCCGAGATTCAGCGCCGCTTCCAGATCACGCTGGAGCGCTCCTTCGCCCTGCGCCCGGCCCTTTTGCCCATGCCGTCCCCCCAAACCATCGTCTGCCGCTGCGAGGACGTGCGGCACGGCGACTTGCGCGGGTTCACCGATTGGACGGCGGCCAAACTCCAGACCCGTTGCGGCATGGGCGCTTGTCAGGGCCGGGTCTGCGGCCCCGCGTGCGACACCCTGTATGGCTGGCGCTTTGAGGGCGTGCGCGCCCCGCTGGTGCCGCTGCCGCTGGCCCAGTTGCTGGACGAACCCACCACCCTCAGCCCACCGTAAAACCTGGATGGTCTTCGACGCCTGAACCCCTCAGCCTCTCACCCAAAGGAGCCTCACCATGACCACTTCTCCCTCCCACCCCTTCCGCGGCGTGTTCCCCGCCATCACCACCCCCTTCAATGCCGACGGCAGCGTGGATCACGGCTTCCTGCGCGAGCACGCCCGCTGGATGATGGCCGCCGGCTGCGACGGCATGATTCCGCTGGGTTCGCTGGGCGAGACCAACACGCTGGAGCACGACGAAAAGATGGCGGTGCTGGAAACCCTGGTGGACGCGCTGGACGGCAAGCCGGTGATTCCCGGCATCGCCAGCCTCAGCACGGCAGGCGGAGTGCGGCTGGCCCAGGCGGCGCGGGACGTGGGCTGCGGCGGCCTGATGGCGCTGCCGCCCTACGTGTACACCAGCGACTGGCGCGAGATGAAGGCGCACATGGCTGCGCTGGTGGCGGCCACCGAGCTGCCGGTGATCCTCTACAACAACCCCGGCGCGTACCGCACCGACTTCCTGGCCCCCCAGATTGCCGAGCTGGCCGGGGAACACGCCAACCTGCGCGGCGTCAAGGAGTCCAGTGGGGACGTGCGCCGCGTGACCGCCCTGCGCGCCATTCTGCCGGAATCGGTGGACATTCTGGTGGGGCTGGACGACGCCATCGTGGAGGGGGTGGCGGCGGGGGCCACCGGCTGGATCGCGGGCCTGATCAACGCCTACCCCGCCGAGAGCGTGCGCCTGTTCGAGCTGGCCCGCGATGGCAGGGCGATGGAGGCGGCGGAGCTGTACCGCTGGTTCCTGCCTCTGCTGCGCCTGGACGTGGTGAACAAGTTCGTGCAGCTGATCAAGTTCGTGCAGGAGGAAACCGGGCACGGCAGCGCCCGCGTCCGCGCCCCCCGGCTGGAACTCACCGACGCCGAGAAGGCCGAGGCCCGCGCCGTGATCGAGGCCGCGTCCGGGCGCGTGCCGGTTGGGGTGGGCGCATGACCGCCCGCACCTTCCAGGCGACGAACCCGGCGACGGGGCAGCCGCTGGCCCCAGCTTTTCCGGTGACCACACCGCAGGAAATGGAGGCACTGGTGGCGGCGGCTAGGGGGGCAGCGCGGGCCTTTGCGGCCAGCACGCCCACCCAACGCGCCGACTTCCTGAACGCCGCCGCCGCCGCCATCGAGGCGCGGGCCGACGCCTTCGTCGAGGCGGCGATGGCCGAGGCGGGCCTGCCCGAACCCCGTCTGCGCGGCGAGGTGGGCCGCACCGCCAACCAGCTTCGCCTGTTCGCGGGGGTGGCGGCGGACGGCTCGTGGGTGGACGCCCGCATTGACCACGCTGACCCGGCCCGCAAGCCGCCCAAACCCGATGTCCGCAGCCTGCGCGTGCCGCTGGGGCCGGTGGCCGTGTTCGGGGCCAGCAATTTTCCGCTGGCCTTCAGCGTGGCGGGGGGTGACACCGCCTCCGCGCTGGCGGCGGGTTGCCCGGTGGTGGTCAAGGCGCACCCGGCACACCCGGCCACGTCCAAGCTGGCCGCAGAAGCGATCCGGGCGGCGGCGCAGCAGTGCGGCCTCCCGGCAGGCGTTTTCGGCATCGTCTACGAGGACGGCCACGAGCTGGGCGTGCAACTCGTCCAGCACCCCGACATCCACGCCGTAGGCTTTACCGGCTCGCGGGCGGGGGGCCTGGCGCTGGTGGCCGCCGCCCAGGCGCGTGAGGTGCCCATCCCCGTCTACGCCGAGATGAGCAGCGTCAATCCCAGCGTCTTTACGGCAGCGGCGCTGGAGGCGAACGGCGCGGCCCTGGCGAAAGGGCTGGCCGCCAGCATCAGCGGCTCGGGTGGGCAGCTGTGCACCCAGCCGGGGCTGCTGTTCGTGCCGGTGGGGGAGGCGGGGGATGCGTTCTTGAACGATGTCGCCGCCAAACTGGACGCGACTCCAGCCTGCACGCTGCTCACGGGCGGCATCCTGAACGCCTTCCAGAAAGGGGCGGCGGGACATCTCAAGGCGGCGGGCGTGCAGCCTCTGACCCAGGGTGCGAAGCCGGACAGCGGCGCGCAGCCCCAGTTGCTTAGTGTCCCCATCGCTCAATTCACCCCTGAGCTGGCCGATGAGGTCTTCGGTCCCCTCAGCGTGGCGGTGCGCTATGACCGGCTGGAAGAGGTCACGCCCCTTCTGGCGGGACTGGAAGGCCAGCTGACCGCCACCCTGCACGCCACCGACGCCGAGCTGGACGGGCTGGCGGACCTGCTGCACGTCATGGGCACGCGGGCCGGGCGGCTGGTGTTGAACGGCTTTCCCACCGGGGTAGAAGTGGGCCACGCGATGGTTCACGGCGGCCCCTTCCCGGCCACTAGCGACGGCGGTGCCAGCACCAGCGTGGGCAGCCGCGCCATCACGCGCTTTGCCCGCCTGCGCGCGTACCAGGACTTCCCGGACCGCGCCCTGCCCCCCGAACTGCAGGAGGCCAACCCTTACGGAATCTGGCGCTTGGTGGACGGCGAGCGGACGCGCTGAGGGCGGCAGCGCTCTGAATGCGGGCGAGGGGGCAATGGGGGAGCCATACCCCCATTGCTTCCCCCCGCCCTTCCCATCCGCCGGCATCGCCGGA includes:
- a CDS encoding FAD-dependent oxidoreductase translates to MKPEPWAAVVVGAGPAGLMAARTAAEGGLRVLLLDAQPTPGGQIWRGAAAGQQGAAGELLRDVASHSGITVLSGAEIIAAEAGGQAHTLTVTTAAGTTAAGLRQIQAERVILATGATERFLPFDGWTLPGVVGAGGLQAMSKSGLDVRGQRVVVAGSGPLLLAVAAGLRQKGARVLAVAEQAGWPGVAAFGMAAARLPGKSREALALAAGLLGVPYWADCAVVRASGADQLQSVTLRRGRRELTLDCDYLAVGFGLVPDTRVAALLGCPLDDVGAVRVNAWQATGVSGVYAAGEVCGIGGVDGALLEGFVAGCAASGQIERLHDAPRRAEIQRRFQITLERSFALRPALLPMPSPQTIVCRCEDVRHGDLRGFTDWTAAKLQTRCGMGACQGRVCGPACDTLYGWRFEGVRAPLVPLPLAQLLDEPTTLSPP
- a CDS encoding dihydrodipicolinate synthase family protein gives rise to the protein MTTSPSHPFRGVFPAITTPFNADGSVDHGFLREHARWMMAAGCDGMIPLGSLGETNTLEHDEKMAVLETLVDALDGKPVIPGIASLSTAGGVRLAQAARDVGCGGLMALPPYVYTSDWREMKAHMAALVAATELPVILYNNPGAYRTDFLAPQIAELAGEHANLRGVKESSGDVRRVTALRAILPESVDILVGLDDAIVEGVAAGATGWIAGLINAYPAESVRLFELARDGRAMEAAELYRWFLPLLRLDVVNKFVQLIKFVQEETGHGSARVRAPRLELTDAEKAEARAVIEAASGRVPVGVGA
- a CDS encoding aldehyde dehydrogenase (NADP(+)); this translates as MTARTFQATNPATGQPLAPAFPVTTPQEMEALVAAARGAARAFAASTPTQRADFLNAAAAAIEARADAFVEAAMAEAGLPEPRLRGEVGRTANQLRLFAGVAADGSWVDARIDHADPARKPPKPDVRSLRVPLGPVAVFGASNFPLAFSVAGGDTASALAAGCPVVVKAHPAHPATSKLAAEAIRAAAQQCGLPAGVFGIVYEDGHELGVQLVQHPDIHAVGFTGSRAGGLALVAAAQAREVPIPVYAEMSSVNPSVFTAAALEANGAALAKGLAASISGSGGQLCTQPGLLFVPVGEAGDAFLNDVAAKLDATPACTLLTGGILNAFQKGAAGHLKAAGVQPLTQGAKPDSGAQPQLLSVPIAQFTPELADEVFGPLSVAVRYDRLEEVTPLLAGLEGQLTATLHATDAELDGLADLLHVMGTRAGRLVLNGFPTGVEVGHAMVHGGPFPATSDGGASTSVGSRAITRFARLRAYQDFPDRALPPELQEANPYGIWRLVDGERTR